The DNA sequence AATATCTAAATAAACTTTATATGATAGATTGGCATAACTTTTTTTTGGGGATTCTACTTTGGTTAGGGGGTAGCGGTTTTTTACTAACTTTAATGAGAGATAAATCTTCCTCAGAAATGTCATCAACGGAATCTTTATTAATCTCTCGCAATGAAAGAATTTTAGAGCTAGAAAAACAGCTTTTAGAAGCAAAAGAGGAGTTAAATTCCGCTAACCAGAGAATAGATACTCTTTGTGCTGAGTTAGAAAGAAATAGTCAAGAGCAAAATCAATTAATACAAGAATTAGAATTAGAAAAGCAAGAGTTACAATCACAGCTTAGGAGTCTTGAGAATCAGATAACAGAAAAAACCAGTGAATTAGATAATGCCTATGCAGAAATAGAATTATGGCATCAACAAGTAGAAAAAATAAACACTGATTTTCACCATAGAGAAGATGACAGTCAAACACAAATAGAAATATTAGAGAAACAATTAAAAGAACAATTAAATAACTTAGATGAAAGTAGAAATAATATTAAAGAAATTGAACAAGAATTAGCACAAACTAATGATGAATTAGAACAAACTCAAGACGAATTAACTCTTTCTCAAAGGGAATCTAAAGAATTAAAAAACAAAATTCAAGAATTAAATTCAAAATGTGAGCAATTAAATCAAAAACTGGAAAAACTCCCCTTAGAATTAGAAGCAAATTGGCAAGAACAATTATTTAATTCCTTACAATATCTTTTTGTAAATTATCCTATTGCCAAAATGATAGCAAAATTAAAACCAAATACCAACATAAAAAATTTTATTACCCTGCTCAAACCCATTGATGATTTGTTAAAACAATGGCAAATTGAACCCATTGGCAAACCATGGGAAAAAGTATCTTTTAATCCTGAAATTCACTACAATGAAGAAGAAAAATTAGTTACAGGAGAAGAAGTTTATATTCGTTTAGTGGGCTATAAACAAGGGGGAAAAGTTCTCACCAAAGCTAAAGTCAGTTGTCAATTGCCGGGGCAAAATTAGAATAAAAGTTTAAACATAACTAAGATTCTGTTTACCCCTAATAAATTTATTTGTTTGAGAAAACTTTAACCTTCAATTTGTTTGAGATGGATATTTTTTCTGCCGAGGATAACTTCAAACTCATCTCCCGGTTTTAACCCCATTTTTTCAGTGTAGGCTTTTCCGATGGAAAGATTACCATTTGATTGAACATTTATACGATAATTAGCACTTCTTCCTCTTTTTTTGCTTTCTGTGGGCAATTCATTATCAAGACTGATGCCTTCTGCTTCAATTAAAGCATTGAGAAACTTAACCATACTAACTCTTTTTTGTCCATTATCTGTGAGGGTATAGTAACCACATTCAATGGCTTTTTCTTCACGAGAAACGTTACCTAATTTTTTAACTTTTTTTAGTAAGTCTTTTCCTGTTAATGGTTGTACTTTTTTATTTCGCATTTACTTTTATTCTACTAAATTTTTAAACAGTCTATTTTGAGCAGATATACAAAACAGTTTATCAGTTTTTGTTCATCAACTATAATATACTAAAATAGCGAAATTTTATTTTTTTATAAAGATAATCTAAAAAAACTAGACAAAAAACAAATCATAAAAAGTCTCAGGAAATAGATTGTATTT is a window from the Cyanobacterium sp. Dongsha4 genome containing:
- a CDS encoding AbrB family transcriptional regulator, producing the protein MRNKKVQPLTGKDLLKKVKKLGNVSREEKAIECGYYTLTDNGQKRVSMVKFLNALIEAEGISLDNELPTESKKRGRSANYRINVQSNGNLSIGKAYTEKMGLKPGDEFEVILGRKNIHLKQIEG